The genomic interval TCCGGACCGGCGCCCACGAACGATCACGCTTTCCCCATCGATGAGACCAACCTGCGACGCCCCTTCGATATTCACATCCCATGCGAAGCGCCAACCATGCCAGTCCGTCGTGCGACCGCGCTCGAGCGTGACCGGACCGTGTCTTAGGGACTTCTTATCCGTCGGCGCGGATCCCCGGTCGGCCGGCGCGGATTCCTCGTCGCGAACGACGATCCGAAGCGTCTTGTATTCACGGAGCGCTCGCCCGCCGGGCAGATCGAGGGATCGCGAGCCGTTCGTGGACGCCACGAGCTCTCCCAGCGCGGAACGATGACGCGCGACGAGGCGCTGACCCGTACGCCGCGCCCACCAGAGCGCGAGCGCGTCTCCGCGGGCGGCGTTTTGGGGCGGCAGGCGGTCGATGGCGAGCGTGTCGTCGCTCTCCGCGCCCTCCAGCGTCGCCTCAGCGTGCTCCGCCTTGGTGTCGGCGATCGCTGCGGCGGCGTCGGCGAGGCGCGCGATCGCGCTCGTGACCTCCGGATTCAGTTTGGTGAGCTCTGGCAGCACGCGGAGGCGGATGCGGTTGCGCGCGAAGCGCAGCGAGCGATTCGTCGGGTCTTCGCGCGGCGCGATCCGTGCCGCTTCGCACACCGCGACGGTGTCGGATCGACCGATCGCGAGTAGCGGGCGCACGATGCCGTCGCGCTCCGGCCGCATGCCGGCCATTCCCGCGAGTCCGGTGC from Candidatus Limnocylindria bacterium carries:
- the tilS gene encoding tRNA lysidine(34) synthetase TilS; this encodes MRAYARAHSILRPGPIVLAVSGGTDSTALSLLMAELREEFGLVLHVAHFDHRARPRAAAADAAFVAELANHIGATLRVGRADAPPKNEDDARNSRYDFLRRVARDLGATAIATGHTRDDQAETVLLHLTRGTGLAGMAGMRPERDGIVRPLLAIGRSDTVAVCEAARIAPREDPTNRSLRFARNRIRLRVLPELTKLNPEVTSAIARLADAAAAIADTKAEHAEATLEGAESDDTLAIDRLPPQNAARGDALALWWARRTGQRLVARHRSALGELVASTNGSRSLDLPGGRALREYKTLRIVVRDEESAPADRGSAPTDKKSLRHGPVTLERGRTTDWHGWRFAWDVNIEGASQVGLIDGESVIVRGRRSGDRMNGPHGAKVQDVFTNAKVPARDRDEWPLVTVDDAVLWIPGITPPPRSGRSALRALRVGDYPSGMTLGNREQVASLKEERPRGTERGRPRT